One stretch of Cellulomonas wangsupingiae DNA includes these proteins:
- a CDS encoding response regulator transcription factor, producing MTSASSTPEARLLVVDDEPNIRELLATSLRFAGFEVHAAADGGSALRLARDTDPDLVVLDVMLPDMDGFTVTRRLREKGHHVPVLFLTARDDTADKVQGLTVGGDDYVTKPFSLEEVVARIRAILRRTSPDDGLDAHVLRYADLELDDDTHEVRRAGHEVELSPTEFKLLRYLMLNPQRVLSKTQILDHVWQYDWGGDANIVESYISYLRRKIDHLTDADGNRLPPLIHTRRGVGYLLREST from the coding sequence ATGACCAGCGCGTCCAGCACGCCCGAGGCCCGGCTGCTCGTCGTGGACGACGAGCCGAACATCCGCGAGCTCCTCGCGACGTCCCTGCGCTTCGCCGGCTTCGAGGTGCACGCGGCCGCGGACGGCGGCTCGGCCCTCCGACTGGCCCGCGACACGGACCCGGACCTCGTGGTGCTCGACGTCATGCTGCCGGACATGGACGGCTTCACCGTCACCCGCCGCCTGCGCGAGAAGGGCCACCACGTGCCGGTGCTGTTCCTCACCGCCCGTGACGACACGGCGGACAAGGTGCAGGGCCTGACGGTCGGCGGCGACGACTACGTCACCAAGCCGTTCAGCCTCGAGGAGGTCGTCGCCCGCATCCGCGCGATCCTGCGCCGGACCAGCCCCGACGACGGCCTGGACGCCCACGTCCTGCGCTACGCGGACCTCGAGCTCGACGACGACACGCACGAGGTGCGCCGCGCGGGCCACGAGGTGGAGCTGTCCCCCACCGAGTTCAAGCTGCTGCGGTACCTCATGCTCAACCCGCAGCGGGTGCTGTCCAAGACGCAGATCCTCGACCACGTGTGGCAGTACGACTGGGGCGGCGACGCGAACATCGTGGAGTCGTACATCTCCTACCTGCGCCGCAAGATCGACCACCTCACCGACGCGGACGGCAACCGCCTGCCGCCCTTGATCCACACCCGCCGCGGGGTCGGCTACCTGCTGCGCGAGTCGACGTGA
- a CDS encoding type 1 glutamine amidotransferase: protein MTVHFSDLALAAADAGPVPRVTVVQSAPDVDLDRFAEWLTGVDVRLVRADLGDPLPGPTEVGEGLLVLGGQMSARDDEAAPWLRPLRDLLAVVSATDVPALGICLGAQLLAVARGGRVEVAAPPGREAGVVDVRWRPEASSDALVGPLVELAGAARTSPLPSMHADAVVDLPRGAVWLASSSTYPFQAFRIGSAWGVQFHPEAGAATMRAWADANDDVDTGAVVEGMDARGDEIEAAGRALARAFVALVRERAAVRRVPA from the coding sequence GTGACCGTTCACTTCAGCGACCTCGCGCTCGCCGCCGCCGACGCGGGGCCCGTCCCCCGCGTGACCGTCGTGCAGAGCGCTCCCGACGTGGACCTCGACCGCTTCGCCGAGTGGCTCACCGGGGTCGACGTCCGCCTCGTGCGCGCCGACCTCGGTGACCCGCTGCCCGGCCCGACGGAGGTCGGCGAGGGCCTGCTCGTGCTCGGCGGCCAGATGTCCGCGCGCGACGACGAGGCCGCGCCGTGGCTGCGGCCCCTGCGGGACCTGCTCGCCGTGGTGAGCGCGACCGACGTGCCGGCCCTCGGCATCTGCCTGGGCGCACAGCTGCTCGCCGTGGCTCGCGGCGGACGCGTCGAGGTGGCCGCGCCCCCGGGGCGGGAGGCCGGCGTCGTCGACGTCCGCTGGCGGCCGGAGGCCTCGAGCGACGCGCTCGTCGGGCCGCTCGTGGAGCTCGCGGGCGCGGCCCGGACGAGCCCGCTGCCGAGCATGCACGCCGACGCGGTCGTCGACCTGCCGCGCGGTGCCGTGTGGCTCGCGTCGTCCTCGACGTACCCGTTCCAGGCGTTCCGGATCGGCAGCGCGTGGGGCGTGCAGTTCCACCCGGAGGCCGGCGCCGCGACGATGCGTGCCTGGGCCGACGCGAACGACGACGTCGACACCGGGGCGGTCGTCGAGGGCATGGACGCGCGCGGTGACGAGATCGAGGCCGCCGGGCGCGCCCTCGCCCGGGCGTTCGTCGCTCTCGTGCGCGAGCGCGCGGCGGTCCGCCGCGTCCCCGCCTGA
- a CDS encoding PspA/IM30 family protein encodes MTEKQSIFGRIAQLTRANINALIDQAEDPQKMLDQLVRDFTSSIADAEKAIAQSIGNLRLAEQDYNEDVAASRDWGQKALAASSRADQFRAAGDTANADKFDNLAKVALGKQLTAEQEARDAEPVIASQRETVERLKSGLAQMKDKLGQLKQRRDSLVARQKSAQAQRQVQEAIGSINVLDPTSEIARFEEKVRREEAYAMGQAELAASSLDSQFAELESAGAEIEIEARLAALKQGSAPRQIEATTVTPPVGTGTQDS; translated from the coding sequence ATGACCGAGAAGCAGTCCATCTTCGGGCGGATCGCGCAGCTGACGCGCGCGAACATCAACGCCCTCATCGACCAGGCCGAGGACCCGCAGAAGATGCTCGACCAGCTCGTGCGGGACTTCACGAGCTCCATCGCCGACGCCGAGAAGGCCATCGCCCAGTCCATCGGCAACCTGCGCCTGGCCGAGCAGGACTACAACGAGGACGTCGCCGCGTCGCGCGACTGGGGACAGAAGGCGCTGGCCGCGTCGTCGCGCGCCGACCAGTTCCGCGCCGCGGGCGACACGGCGAACGCCGACAAGTTCGACAACCTCGCCAAGGTGGCGCTCGGCAAGCAGCTCACGGCCGAGCAGGAGGCGCGGGACGCCGAGCCGGTCATCGCCTCGCAGCGCGAGACGGTCGAGCGCCTCAAGTCGGGCCTCGCGCAGATGAAGGACAAGCTCGGTCAGCTCAAGCAGCGCCGGGACTCGCTCGTCGCGCGGCAGAAGTCCGCGCAGGCGCAGCGCCAGGTGCAGGAGGCGATCGGCTCGATCAACGTCCTGGACCCGACCAGCGAGATCGCGCGCTTCGAGGAGAAGGTCCGCCGCGAGGAGGCCTACGCGATGGGGCAGGCCGAGCTGGCCGCGTCCTCGCTCGACTCGCAGTTCGCCGAGCTCGAGTCGGCGGGTGCCGAGATCGAGATCGAGGCGCGCCTGGCCGCGCTCAAGCAGGGCAGCGCGCCGCGGCAGATCGAGGCGACCACGGTCACCCCGCCGGTCGGCACCGGCACGCAGGACTCCTGA
- a CDS encoding TPM domain-containing protein: MRAARRALTPLAALAVGATLVVAGAGSAAAEAPFDLSSRVIDRAGVLDDVAAVRDAVDQVGEQTPYRLTVVYVDSFDGLSANAWVADAAEISGLGSSDAVLAVAVEDRDFTLAPTSLGTITSAQLDDVASDVRDELGADDWDGAAITAADGIVSAAGGSTGRSEGSSSGGALTALLLLGFVVIGAVLLFTFLRRRSPQPAGVLRDTAGATRVATAADEYAALPTAELDRRSASALVALDDALRSSEEELGFAQAQFGGDSTREFETVLTQGKHTLTEAFRLRQTLDDDVPDTEAQVRATSAQILRLCGQVEDRLEEQKEAFDRLRAIEARVDDAIEAHQREADRLRARVEPARAAVTALGARYSPDALGSVAGNPEQAARLLDDVGPVLTQARERSATGDKGGAVGFARAAEEALAQAATLLDAVDTADGELAAAGARLDAGTRSITSDLADAERLAPGDPQVAAHVREAREAVEQATDARAGTGDPLAALRRLTAAEAALDAALAPRRDAEERGRRARALLDDTLGRLDSAVRATTDYVSTRRGAVGPQARTRLAEADRLRLRALDQRASDPEAALATAQQGERLASEAQRLAQIDVENAQRHDDGRGEGPGGGMDVGGMILGGILIDSILRGGGRGGGGWGGGGGSWGGGGFGGGGRGGGFGGGGFGGGGRGGGF, encoded by the coding sequence GTGCGAGCAGCTCGTCGTGCCCTGACCCCGCTGGCCGCCCTCGCGGTGGGCGCGACGCTCGTCGTCGCGGGTGCGGGCTCCGCAGCCGCCGAGGCGCCCTTCGACCTGTCCAGCCGGGTGATCGACCGGGCCGGCGTGCTGGACGACGTCGCCGCGGTGCGCGACGCCGTCGACCAGGTGGGCGAGCAGACGCCGTACCGGTTGACGGTCGTGTACGTCGACTCCTTCGACGGGCTGTCCGCCAACGCGTGGGTCGCCGACGCGGCCGAGATCTCCGGGCTCGGCAGCAGCGACGCGGTGCTCGCCGTCGCCGTCGAGGACCGGGACTTCACCCTCGCACCGACCTCGCTGGGCACGATCACGTCCGCACAGCTCGACGACGTCGCGTCGGACGTGCGCGACGAGCTGGGCGCCGACGACTGGGACGGGGCCGCGATCACGGCGGCCGACGGCATCGTGTCCGCGGCGGGCGGGTCCACCGGCCGCTCCGAGGGGTCCTCGTCGGGCGGCGCCCTGACGGCCCTGCTGCTCCTGGGGTTCGTCGTGATCGGCGCGGTCCTGCTGTTCACGTTCCTGCGGCGCCGCAGCCCGCAGCCCGCCGGCGTCCTGCGCGACACCGCCGGGGCGACGCGCGTGGCGACCGCCGCCGACGAGTACGCGGCCCTGCCGACGGCCGAGCTGGACCGCCGGTCGGCGTCCGCGCTCGTCGCCCTGGACGACGCGCTGCGGTCCTCCGAGGAGGAGCTGGGCTTCGCGCAGGCGCAGTTCGGCGGCGACTCCACCCGCGAGTTCGAGACCGTCCTCACCCAGGGCAAGCACACGCTCACCGAGGCGTTCCGGCTGCGCCAGACGCTCGACGACGACGTCCCGGACACCGAGGCGCAGGTCCGCGCCACGTCCGCGCAGATCCTGCGGCTGTGCGGCCAGGTCGAGGACCGGCTCGAGGAGCAGAAGGAGGCGTTCGACCGCCTGCGGGCCATCGAGGCCCGCGTCGACGACGCGATCGAGGCGCACCAGCGCGAGGCGGACCGGCTGCGCGCCCGGGTCGAGCCGGCCCGCGCCGCCGTGACCGCCCTCGGCGCGCGGTACTCCCCCGACGCGCTCGGGTCCGTCGCCGGCAACCCCGAGCAGGCCGCGCGTCTGCTCGACGACGTGGGCCCCGTGCTGACGCAGGCCCGTGAGCGCTCCGCCACAGGGGACAAGGGCGGCGCCGTCGGGTTCGCCCGTGCCGCCGAGGAGGCCCTGGCGCAGGCCGCGACGCTGCTCGACGCGGTCGACACGGCCGACGGCGAGCTCGCCGCCGCCGGTGCACGCCTCGACGCCGGCACCCGGTCCATCACGTCCGACCTCGCCGACGCCGAGCGGCTCGCCCCCGGCGACCCGCAGGTCGCAGCCCACGTCCGCGAGGCGCGCGAGGCCGTCGAGCAGGCCACCGACGCGCGCGCCGGCACGGGCGACCCGCTCGCGGCGCTGCGTCGCCTCACGGCTGCCGAGGCGGCGCTCGACGCGGCGCTGGCACCGCGGCGCGACGCCGAGGAGCGCGGCCGGCGGGCGCGGGCGCTGCTGGACGACACGCTCGGTCGGCTCGACTCCGCGGTGCGCGCGACCACCGACTACGTCAGCACGCGCCGCGGGGCCGTCGGGCCCCAGGCCCGCACCCGCCTGGCGGAGGCCGACCGCCTGCGGCTGCGCGCGCTCGACCAGCGCGCGTCCGACCCGGAGGCGGCCCTGGCCACGGCGCAGCAGGGTGAGAGGCTCGCCTCCGAGGCGCAGCGGCTCGCGCAGATCGACGTCGAGAACGCCCAGCGGCACGACGACGGTCGCGGCGAGGGGCCCGGCGGCGGGATGGACGTCGGCGGCATGATCCTCGGCGGCATCCTCATCGACTCGATCCTGCGCGGCGGCGGACGCGGCGGCGGCGGCTGGGGCGGCGGCGGTGGCAGCTGGGGCGGCGGCGGCTTCGGCGGCGGCGGTCGCGGTGGCGGATTCGGCGGCGGCGGCTTCGGCGGCGGCGGACGCGGCGGCGGGTTCTGA
- a CDS encoding DNA repair helicase XPB has translation MPDGPLIVQSDKTLLLEVDHDQADACRRAIAPFAELERAPEHVHTYRLTPLGLWNARAAGHDAEQVVDTLLEFSRYPVPHALLVDVAETMSRYGRLQLVQDPVHGLVLHALDAAVLAEVMKSRRTAGLFGDRLDATDVVVHPSERGHLKQVLVKLGWPAEDLAGYVNGEAHPIELQQDGWALRPYQQQAVDGFFHGGSGVVVLPCGAGKTLVGAGAMARSSTTTLILVTNTVSARQWRDELVKRTTLTEDEIGEYSGTRKDVRPVTIATYQVLTTKRKGVYTHLELLDARDWGLIVYDEVHLLPAPIFRMTADLQARRRLGLTATLVREDGREDEVFSLIGPKRFDAPWKDIESQGYIAPAECTEVRLTLPDHERMTYATAEPEDRYRLAATAAGKNRVVDALIAKHTGEQTLVIGQYLDQLHDLAEHLGADLITGETTVRERQRLFDAFRTGEITTLVVSKVANFSIDLPEASVAIQVSGSFGSRQEEAQRLGRIMRPKADGKTAHFYTVVARDTVDQEFAAHRQRFLAEQGYSYTIVDAEDVGAAR, from the coding sequence GTGCCCGACGGCCCGTTGATCGTCCAGTCCGACAAGACCCTCCTGCTGGAGGTCGACCACGACCAGGCCGACGCGTGCCGCCGCGCCATCGCCCCGTTCGCCGAGCTCGAGCGCGCCCCCGAGCACGTCCACACCTACCGGCTGACGCCGCTGGGCCTGTGGAACGCGCGCGCCGCCGGGCACGACGCCGAGCAGGTCGTCGACACCCTGCTGGAGTTCAGCCGGTACCCCGTGCCGCACGCGCTGCTCGTGGACGTCGCCGAGACGATGTCCCGCTACGGCCGCCTGCAGCTCGTCCAGGACCCCGTGCACGGGCTCGTGCTGCACGCGCTGGACGCCGCCGTGCTGGCCGAGGTCATGAAGTCGCGGCGCACGGCCGGCCTGTTCGGCGACCGCCTCGACGCGACCGACGTCGTCGTCCACCCCTCCGAGCGCGGCCACCTCAAGCAGGTGCTCGTCAAGCTCGGCTGGCCGGCCGAGGACCTCGCGGGGTACGTGAACGGCGAGGCGCACCCGATCGAGTTGCAGCAGGACGGCTGGGCGCTGCGGCCCTACCAGCAGCAGGCCGTCGACGGGTTCTTCCACGGCGGCTCCGGGGTCGTCGTGCTGCCCTGCGGCGCCGGCAAGACGCTCGTGGGCGCCGGTGCGATGGCACGGTCCTCCACGACGACGCTCATCCTGGTGACCAACACCGTGTCCGCCCGGCAGTGGCGCGACGAGCTCGTGAAGCGCACGACCCTGACCGAGGACGAGATCGGCGAGTACTCCGGCACCCGCAAGGACGTCCGGCCCGTCACCATCGCGACGTACCAGGTGCTGACGACCAAGCGGAAGGGCGTCTACACGCACCTCGAGCTGCTCGACGCGCGCGACTGGGGCCTCATCGTCTACGACGAGGTGCACCTGCTGCCCGCGCCGATCTTCCGCATGACGGCCGACCTGCAGGCGCGCCGCCGCCTCGGGCTGACCGCGACGCTCGTGCGCGAGGACGGGCGCGAGGACGAGGTGTTCTCGCTCATCGGGCCCAAGCGGTTCGACGCACCGTGGAAGGACATCGAGTCGCAGGGCTACATCGCCCCCGCCGAGTGCACCGAGGTCCGCCTGACGCTGCCCGACCACGAGCGCATGACGTACGCGACCGCGGAACCCGAGGACCGGTACCGCCTGGCCGCCACCGCCGCCGGCAAGAACCGGGTCGTCGACGCGCTCATCGCCAAGCACACCGGCGAGCAGACGCTGGTGATCGGCCAGTACCTCGACCAGCTGCACGACCTGGCCGAGCACCTCGGCGCCGACCTCATCACCGGCGAGACCACGGTGCGCGAGCGGCAGCGACTGTTCGACGCGTTCCGCACCGGCGAGATCACCACGCTCGTGGTCTCCAAGGTCGCCAACTTCTCGATCGACCTGCCCGAGGCCTCGGTCGCGATCCAGGTGTCGGGGTCGTTCGGGTCCCGCCAGGAGGAGGCGCAGCGGCTCGGGCGGATCATGCGCCCCAAGGCCGACGGCAAGACGGCGCACTTCTACACGGTCGTCGCGCGCGACACCGTCGACCAGGAGTTCGCCGCCCACCGCCAGCGGTTCCTCGCGGAGCAGGGGTACTCGTACACGATCGTCGACGCCGAGGACGTGGGCGCGGCGCGGTGA
- a CDS encoding helicase-associated domain-containing protein — protein MATFTGYLRARSDDELVALLVRRPDLATPHPATLASLAARATSRSSLDRVLTWVDGLVLQVVESVVVLTATPGAVAPSRADVRAAVGAGPAEAPAVDRALDDAVALALLWPDDDGALHAAPGVGDALGASAAGLAPPSADAAPTADDPVALLTDAPAGAAQVLDALLWGPPVGLVPPPGTAAGDAVAWLVAHDLLVRADERHVLLPRHVALALRAGRTHRSPALAPTFDDAPVRDAALVAAESAAAAERTVRLVRQLLVRWEQQPPGVLRSGGLGARDLRRTAQGLDVDDAEAAWLVEAAASAGLLADDGEEAPSFVPTLEADVWAAQDVPQRWATVARAWLVSARTPWLVGGRDERGALRAALDPELARPWVPRLRRAVLDVLAAAPAGAAPSAQDVHEALRWRSPRSVPPLSAVEAVLTDATRLGVLGAGALASAGRALLVESGAQPAATGAGPADAAAALAADLPAPVDEILLQGDLTGVVPGRPGEDLEDLLDRAADVESRGGAVTVRFTSASVLRALDAGTTADDLLARLSAAARGRVPQPLEYLVRDVARRHGRVRAGAASSYVRADDPALLAGLADDPRLASLRLRLLAPTVLVADAAPAELLDALRSRGLAPVAEDARGAVVHAVAPERRTRARARRSAPVAERPSAERAVSVVATLRRSDTSEVPGAAGAGVVPTHRPPADRPRVAAPARGAGSTGAPTRAASRPAAGTSEPGDVLVVLREAVQARASVWVEMVGADGRAERRLVRPLKVEGGRLRALDPRREAELTVAVHRIADVTPVDATTP, from the coding sequence ATGGCCACGTTCACCGGGTACCTGCGCGCACGCAGCGACGACGAGCTCGTCGCGCTGCTCGTGCGACGTCCTGACCTGGCCACGCCGCACCCGGCGACCCTCGCGTCGCTCGCGGCGCGCGCCACCAGCCGCTCGAGCCTCGACCGCGTGCTGACGTGGGTCGACGGGCTCGTCCTGCAGGTCGTGGAGTCCGTCGTGGTGCTGACGGCCACGCCGGGGGCCGTCGCGCCGTCGCGCGCCGACGTGAGGGCGGCCGTCGGCGCCGGGCCGGCCGAGGCACCCGCGGTCGACCGGGCCCTGGACGACGCCGTCGCGCTCGCGCTGCTGTGGCCCGACGACGACGGCGCGCTGCACGCCGCGCCGGGCGTCGGTGACGCGCTGGGCGCCTCCGCGGCCGGCCTGGCCCCGCCGTCCGCCGACGCCGCGCCCACCGCCGACGACCCCGTCGCGCTCCTCACCGACGCACCCGCGGGCGCCGCCCAGGTCCTGGACGCGCTCCTGTGGGGCCCGCCCGTGGGCCTCGTGCCCCCGCCGGGCACGGCCGCCGGCGACGCGGTCGCCTGGCTCGTGGCGCACGACCTGCTGGTCCGCGCCGACGAGCGGCACGTCCTGCTGCCACGGCACGTCGCGCTCGCGCTGCGTGCGGGCCGCACGCACCGCTCCCCCGCGCTGGCGCCGACGTTCGACGACGCGCCGGTGCGCGACGCCGCGCTCGTCGCGGCCGAGTCCGCCGCCGCGGCCGAGCGGACCGTGCGGCTGGTCCGCCAGCTGCTCGTCCGCTGGGAGCAGCAGCCGCCCGGGGTGCTGCGGTCCGGCGGCCTGGGCGCGCGCGACCTGCGCCGCACGGCGCAGGGCCTCGACGTCGACGACGCCGAGGCGGCCTGGCTGGTGGAGGCCGCCGCGTCCGCGGGCCTGCTCGCCGACGACGGCGAGGAGGCCCCGTCGTTCGTCCCCACGCTGGAGGCGGACGTCTGGGCCGCGCAGGACGTGCCGCAGCGGTGGGCGACCGTCGCGCGGGCGTGGCTCGTCTCGGCCCGCACGCCGTGGCTCGTCGGCGGCCGCGACGAGCGCGGGGCGCTGCGCGCGGCGCTGGACCCCGAGCTGGCCCGGCCGTGGGTGCCGCGGCTGCGGCGCGCGGTGCTCGACGTGCTCGCCGCCGCACCCGCCGGTGCCGCGCCGAGCGCGCAGGACGTCCACGAGGCCCTGCGATGGCGGTCGCCGCGGTCCGTGCCGCCGCTGTCGGCCGTCGAGGCGGTGCTCACCGACGCGACGCGCCTGGGCGTGCTCGGCGCCGGTGCGCTGGCGTCGGCGGGCCGCGCGCTGCTCGTCGAGTCCGGTGCGCAGCCGGCCGCGACCGGGGCCGGCCCCGCGGACGCGGCGGCAGCCCTGGCCGCCGACCTGCCGGCGCCGGTCGACGAGATCCTCCTGCAGGGCGACCTGACGGGCGTCGTCCCCGGGCGGCCGGGTGAGGACCTCGAGGACCTGCTGGACCGTGCCGCCGACGTCGAGTCGCGCGGCGGGGCCGTCACGGTGCGGTTCACCTCCGCGTCGGTGCTGCGCGCGCTCGACGCAGGGACCACGGCCGACGACCTGCTCGCGCGGCTGTCCGCCGCGGCACGCGGCCGCGTCCCGCAGCCGCTGGAGTACCTGGTGCGGGACGTCGCCCGGCGCCACGGCCGCGTGCGGGCCGGTGCCGCGTCGTCGTACGTGCGCGCCGACGACCCCGCGCTGCTCGCCGGCCTGGCCGACGACCCCCGCCTCGCGTCGCTCCGGCTGCGCCTGCTCGCGCCCACGGTGCTCGTCGCGGACGCCGCCCCGGCCGAGCTCCTCGACGCGCTGCGCTCGCGCGGCCTGGCGCCCGTCGCGGAGGACGCGCGCGGTGCCGTCGTGCACGCCGTCGCCCCCGAGCGCCGGACCCGCGCGCGCGCCCGGCGGTCCGCGCCGGTGGCCGAGCGTCCGTCGGCCGAGCGCGCCGTGTCCGTCGTCGCGACGCTCCGGCGCTCCGACACCTCCGAGGTGCCCGGGGCCGCAGGGGCGGGCGTCGTCCCGACGCACCGGCCACCGGCCGACCGACCCCGCGTGGCGGCGCCCGCCCGCGGCGCGGGGAGCACCGGCGCCCCGACTCGCGCGGCCTCCCGCCCCGCCGCCGGAACATCGGAGCCGGGCGACGTGTTGGTGGTCCTGCGTGAGGCCGTCCAGGCCCGCGCGTCCGTCTGGGTCGAGATGGTCGGTGCCGACGGCCGTGCCGAGCGCCGGCTCGTGCGGCCCCTGAAGGTCGAGGGCGGGCGGCTGCGCGCCCTGGACCCCCGCCGCGAGGCGGAGCTCACCGTCGCGGTCCACCGCATCGCCGACGTCACGCCGGTCGACGCCACGACCCCCTGA
- a CDS encoding M20 metallopeptidase family protein, which translates to MALDEGTLAALRDDAARELPRTTELRHALHRVPELGLDLPLTQRLVLDALADLDLEVHPGRGLSSVTAVLRGGLPGPAVLLRGDMDALPVTEEPDGDLVSGHPGVMHACGHDMHVAGLVGAARVLAARRDEIAGSVVLMFQPGEEGHGGARLMIDEGVLDAAGSRVVGAYGVHVMASTIPVGVVASRPGTLMAASDTVRVTVHGRGGHGSKPYLAADPVPVAAEIVLALQTMVTRQFDVFDPVVVTVGRIQAGTTDNVIPDLAHLDATVRTFSPATHAAVPERIARVCEHVAAAHGLTATVDYERGYPVTVNDATEVERARRVTRGLFGDDAWLDAEAPVPGAEDFSYVLEQVPGAFVFVGATPVGQDPATADYNHSPRARFADDALVTASAVLAALALDRLAQAAG; encoded by the coding sequence ATGGCTCTGGACGAGGGAACGCTGGCGGCACTCCGGGACGACGCGGCGCGCGAGCTGCCGCGGACCACCGAGCTGCGCCACGCGCTGCACCGCGTCCCCGAGCTGGGCCTGGACCTGCCGCTCACGCAGCGGCTCGTGCTGGACGCGCTCGCCGACCTCGACCTCGAGGTGCACCCCGGCCGGGGCCTGTCCTCGGTCACGGCCGTGCTGCGCGGCGGCCTGCCGGGGCCCGCGGTCCTGCTGCGCGGCGACATGGACGCGCTGCCCGTCACCGAGGAGCCGGACGGCGACCTCGTGTCCGGGCACCCGGGCGTCATGCACGCCTGCGGGCACGACATGCACGTCGCCGGCCTCGTGGGCGCGGCGCGCGTGCTCGCGGCGCGGCGCGACGAGATCGCGGGGTCCGTCGTCCTGATGTTCCAGCCCGGCGAGGAGGGCCACGGCGGAGCGCGCCTCATGATCGACGAGGGCGTGCTCGACGCGGCCGGCAGCCGCGTCGTCGGCGCGTACGGCGTGCACGTGATGGCGTCGACGATCCCGGTGGGGGTCGTCGCGTCGCGCCCCGGCACCCTCATGGCGGCGTCCGACACCGTGCGCGTCACCGTCCACGGCCGCGGCGGGCACGGGTCCAAGCCGTACCTCGCGGCCGACCCCGTGCCGGTGGCCGCCGAGATCGTCCTGGCGCTGCAGACCATGGTGACGCGGCAGTTCGACGTCTTCGACCCCGTCGTGGTGACGGTCGGCCGGATCCAGGCGGGTACCACGGACAACGTCATCCCCGACCTCGCGCACCTCGACGCGACGGTCCGCACGTTCAGCCCGGCCACGCACGCGGCCGTCCCCGAGCGCATCGCCCGCGTGTGCGAGCACGTCGCCGCGGCGCACGGGCTGACCGCGACGGTCGACTACGAGCGCGGGTACCCGGTGACAGTCAACGACGCGACCGAGGTCGAGCGGGCGCGCCGTGTGACGCGCGGCCTGTTCGGGGACGACGCGTGGCTCGACGCGGAGGCGCCGGTGCCCGGTGCGGAGGACTTCTCGTACGTGCTGGAGCAGGTGCCCGGGGCCTTCGTGTTCGTCGGGGCGACGCCCGTCGGGCAGGACCCGGCCACGGCGGACTACAACCACTCCCCGCGGGCCCGCTTCGCCGACGACGCCCTCGTCACCGCGTCCGCGGTGCTGGCCGCGCTCGCCCTCGACCGTCTGGCGCAGGCGGCCGGCTGA
- a CDS encoding TraR/DksA family transcriptional regulator, with translation MDDERARALLLALREDALARLSGLGDAHRDVVDAARGANVDDEHDPEGATIAFERAQLEALAGGAHRRLAEVDAALARLAAGTYGRCAVDGEPIDDDRLAARPTATTCVAHA, from the coding sequence GTGGACGACGAGCGGGCACGCGCGCTGCTGCTGGCCCTGCGGGAGGACGCGCTCGCGCGGCTGTCCGGCCTGGGTGACGCCCACCGGGACGTGGTCGACGCCGCGCGCGGGGCGAACGTCGACGACGAGCACGACCCGGAGGGCGCGACCATCGCCTTCGAGCGCGCGCAGCTCGAGGCGCTGGCCGGCGGTGCGCACCGCCGGCTGGCCGAGGTCGACGCGGCGCTCGCGCGGCTGGCCGCCGGGACGTACGGCAGGTGCGCCGTCGATGGCGAGCCGATCGACGACGACCGGCTCGCGGCACGGCCCACCGCGACGACCTGCGTCGCGCACGCCTGA